The following are encoded in a window of Verrucomicrobiia bacterium genomic DNA:
- a CDS encoding sigma-70 family RNA polymerase sigma factor: protein MVPVDERERLNLFEQTVLPHLDAAYNLARWLAGNDHDAQDVAQEATLRAFRFFGNFRGENARAWLLTIVRNTFYTWLRKNRPQETMVEINDETLANEDALIETNAVSNSTADAELVRQAIAELPVEFREIVVLREMEGFSYKEIAELADVPIGTVMSRLARARKLLQHRLAAEFKPGGPS, encoded by the coding sequence ATGGTCCCGGTGGACGAGCGCGAACGATTGAACTTATTTGAACAAACGGTGCTGCCGCATTTGGATGCGGCTTACAATCTCGCGCGCTGGCTGGCGGGAAATGATCACGACGCGCAGGACGTGGCGCAGGAAGCCACGTTGCGGGCGTTCCGCTTTTTCGGAAACTTTCGCGGCGAGAATGCGCGCGCGTGGCTGCTGACCATCGTGCGAAATACTTTTTACACATGGCTGCGAAAAAACCGCCCGCAGGAAACTATGGTCGAGATCAATGATGAAACTTTGGCAAACGAAGATGCACTGATCGAAACGAACGCCGTGAGCAATTCCACCGCCGATGCCGAACTGGTGCGGCAAGCCATTGCGGAATTGCCGGTGGAGTTTCGGGAAATCGTCGTTCTGCGCGAAATGGAAGGATTTAGTTACAAAGAAATCGCCGAACTGGCGGACGTGCCGATCGGAACAGTCATGTCGCGGCTGGCGCGAGCACGCAAGCTTCTTCAACACCGGCTGGCCGCGGAATTCAAACCGGGAGGCCCATCGTGA
- a CDS encoding carbohydrate-binding protein, whose translation MKINFKFAWTSLALAFAGIYLSGCASAGWQGYHGSPFSDNVYHGGAQKIPGRVQCAYYDRGGEGVAYHDSDARNNGSGGLNPANGSYLNEFRMREGVDISYTKFHDAIDNNPYNLVAPPEGQLYVGWTEPGEWFNLTVNVERAGTYAVDLLYTSNRGGTISLERNGKPLSGPIMIPSTRNAAEPIAWRQWHHWNMLTNAADVNLPKGTSVLTLRVLAEGNMNFAYLDFKLKERQN comes from the coding sequence ATGAAAATTAATTTCAAATTTGCCTGGACATCACTTGCGCTGGCATTCGCCGGAATTTATTTGAGTGGTTGCGCTTCGGCCGGCTGGCAGGGCTATCATGGCTCGCCGTTCAGCGATAATGTGTATCACGGCGGCGCGCAAAAAATTCCTGGTCGCGTGCAGTGCGCCTATTACGATCGCGGCGGCGAAGGCGTGGCCTATCACGACTCCGACGCAAGGAATAATGGCAGCGGTGGTTTGAATCCCGCGAATGGTTCGTATCTCAATGAATTTCGCATGCGCGAAGGCGTGGATATTTCGTACACCAAATTTCACGATGCGATTGATAACAATCCTTACAATCTCGTCGCCCCACCTGAAGGGCAATTATACGTCGGTTGGACGGAACCTGGCGAATGGTTCAACCTGACGGTGAATGTCGAGCGCGCCGGCACTTACGCGGTTGACCTTTTATATACCTCCAACCGAGGCGGGACGATTTCGCTGGAGCGTAATGGCAAGCCGTTAAGCGGCCCGATCATGATTCCCTCGACCCGAAATGCCGCAGAGCCGATTGCGTGGCGTCAATGGCATCATTGGAATATGTTGACGAACGCGGCTGACGTCAACTTGCCGAAAGGAACCAGCGTGTTGACGCTGCGAGTGTTGGCGGAGGGGAATATGAATTTTGCGTATTTGGATTTTAAGCTGAAAGAAAGACAGAACTAA
- a CDS encoding sugar phosphate isomerase/epimerase, producing MRIGFMTDASLPRLDWARQHGFRSIEWNRFDISPAGPHQSDWRSFADQFGAEAKSRGIQISAIGALYKNPLDPKQSEYARATFLRAIEVAAHLGIKTVAGFPGAVIEMTVNPRGENPVYKPFEPFLPRLLEFWEPIAHIGAERGVRIAFEHCPMSNYHLPIMGFNMLSQPAMWERLFNETKCENIGIEWDASHLICQFIDPITNIHKFGTRIFHVHAKDAYINRHLLETYGICHPGVAEHRMPGFGQSNWAEIIHALLRAGYDSDLNIEGWHDPVYRDHDSTPPEDVKLAATNRQVGQKLEDTGLLIAKRTLEQFVPPEP from the coding sequence ATGCGCATTGGCTTCATGACCGACGCCAGCTTGCCGCGGCTTGATTGGGCGCGCCAGCATGGCTTTCGTTCCATCGAGTGGAATCGTTTCGACATCAGTCCCGCCGGCCCGCACCAGAGCGACTGGCGTTCCTTCGCCGATCAATTTGGTGCGGAAGCCAAGTCTCGCGGCATCCAAATTTCCGCCATTGGCGCATTGTATAAAAATCCGCTCGATCCCAAACAAAGCGAATATGCCCGCGCCACCTTTCTTCGCGCCATCGAAGTCGCTGCGCATCTCGGCATCAAAACGGTCGCCGGTTTTCCCGGAGCCGTGATCGAGATGACCGTCAATCCGCGCGGTGAAAATCCGGTTTACAAACCTTTCGAGCCATTTCTTCCGCGCCTCTTGGAATTTTGGGAACCCATTGCCCACATTGGCGCTGAACGCGGTGTGCGCATCGCCTTCGAGCATTGCCCCATGAGCAATTATCACTTGCCGATCATGGGTTTTAATATGCTTTCGCAGCCCGCGATGTGGGAACGCCTTTTCAACGAAACCAAATGCGAGAACATCGGCATCGAATGGGACGCCAGCCATCTCATCTGCCAATTCATTGATCCCATCACGAACATTCACAAATTCGGCACGCGCATTTTTCACGTGCATGCCAAGGACGCCTACATCAATCGCCATTTGCTTGAAACTTACGGCATTTGTCATCCAGGCGTTGCGGAACATCGGATGCCGGGATTTGGCCAATCGAATTGGGCGGAGATCATCCATGCGTTGCTGCGTGCCGGTTACGATTCCGATTTGAACATCGAAGGCTGGCATGACCCGGTCTATCGCGATCACGATTCTACGCCGCCGGAAGATGTTAAGCTTGCCGCGACGAACCGCCAGGTCGGGCAAAAACTTGAGGACACCGGTTTGCTCATCGCCAAGCGCACGCTCGAGCAATTCGTTCCGCCGGAGCCATAA
- a CDS encoding anti-sigma factor, translating into MNCRDTNLLINAYADGELDAARTLELEQHVQSCAECKCAWENIRALKKSLKQDALYFAAPADLRQRIKASLPSPAKRISTRAAWSWNWLTTAFSGAFAVCLALLLTMTIPHGQENRLADEIVSEHIRSMMANHVMDVVSTDQHTVKPWFNGKVDFSPPVRDLAAQDFPLVGGRLDYLNGRNVAALIFQHHKHIINLFIWPSKQTSSQPAALPSRQGFHLVHWSDGDMIYWAVSDLNETELMDFAHAFNTASH; encoded by the coding sequence GTGAATTGCCGCGACACCAACCTTCTCATTAACGCCTATGCTGACGGCGAGCTGGATGCGGCCAGAACTTTGGAACTAGAACAACACGTCCAGAGTTGCGCTGAGTGCAAGTGTGCATGGGAAAATATTCGCGCGCTGAAAAAATCACTCAAGCAGGACGCACTTTATTTTGCTGCGCCGGCAGACCTGCGGCAACGCATCAAGGCTTCCCTGCCCTCACCCGCCAAAAGAATCTCCACCCGCGCGGCATGGAGTTGGAATTGGCTGACGACGGCATTCTCGGGAGCATTCGCCGTTTGCCTGGCGCTCTTGCTCACCATGACGATCCCACATGGACAGGAAAATCGTCTGGCCGATGAAATTGTTTCCGAGCACATCCGTTCGATGATGGCAAATCATGTCATGGATGTCGTTTCGACGGACCAGCACACGGTTAAGCCCTGGTTCAACGGCAAGGTTGATTTCTCACCGCCCGTGCGCGATCTGGCGGCGCAGGATTTTCCGCTCGTCGGCGGGCGATTGGATTATCTCAACGGTCGAAATGTTGCGGCATTAATTTTTCAACATCACAAACACATCATCAATCTTTTCATCTGGCCAAGTAAACAAACTTCTTCTCAACCCGCGGCGCTACCGTCGCGGCAAGGTTTTCACTTAGTCCACTGGTCAGATGGCGACATGATCTATTGGGCGGTATCAGATCTCAATGAAACTGAATTGATGGATTTCGCCCACGCTTTCAATACCGCTTCGCACTGA
- a CDS encoding metallophosphoesterase: MNKKPNKIKEVRHLAAETEHLDHDHTVDGVDRRGFLKCMAWAGTGMLWTVAGGVLGSKILSPANAVAADISTAAAGDFSFVQISDSHIGFNKPANTDVIGTLKQAIARINSLPTAPDFILHTGDLSHLAEPEEFDTLDQLLKIARAGQIFYVPGEHDVINDNGKGYLARYGKGSKGSGWFSFDQRGVHFIGLVNVMNIAEGGLGILGEDQLAWLKDDLSALSNSTPIVVFAHVPLWTIYPQWGWGTQDAQRALDLMKRFGSVTVLNGHIHQTMKKVEGNVTFHTATSTAFPQPAPGAAPKPGLMKVAPEILPTVLGITEVSYMESSHSLAIVDAKLG, from the coding sequence ATGAACAAGAAACCAAATAAAATCAAAGAAGTGCGTCATCTGGCAGCCGAAACCGAACATCTGGATCACGATCATACCGTTGACGGTGTTGATCGCCGGGGTTTTCTCAAGTGCATGGCGTGGGCGGGGACGGGGATGTTGTGGACCGTCGCCGGCGGCGTGCTTGGCTCGAAAATATTGAGTCCGGCCAACGCCGTGGCAGCGGACATTTCGACTGCGGCCGCGGGTGATTTCAGCTTTGTTCAAATCAGTGACAGTCACATCGGTTTCAACAAGCCGGCCAATACGGATGTCATTGGCACGCTTAAACAGGCGATTGCCAGGATCAACTCCTTGCCTACCGCGCCTGATTTTATTTTGCACACGGGCGACCTTTCGCATCTGGCAGAGCCGGAGGAATTCGACACGCTCGATCAACTACTCAAGATCGCGCGCGCGGGCCAGATTTTTTATGTGCCGGGCGAACACGATGTCATCAATGACAACGGCAAAGGTTATCTGGCGCGTTACGGCAAAGGCTCGAAAGGCAGCGGGTGGTTTAGTTTTGATCAGCGCGGAGTTCATTTTATCGGACTGGTCAACGTGATGAATATAGCCGAGGGCGGATTGGGCATATTGGGTGAAGATCAACTTGCGTGGCTCAAGGATGATCTCAGTGCGCTTTCCAATAGCACGCCGATTGTGGTTTTTGCGCATGTGCCGTTGTGGACGATTTATCCGCAGTGGGGTTGGGGCACGCAGGACGCTCAACGCGCGCTTGACCTGATGAAGCGTTTTGGCTCAGTCACGGTTTTGAACGGGCATATTCATCAGACGATGAAAAAAGTAGAGGGCAACGTGACGTTTCATACGGCCACCTCGACCGCGTTTCCGCAACCCGCTCCCGGCGCAGCGCCCAAGCCTGGCCTAATGAAAGTCGCGCCGGAAATTTTGCCGACGGTTCTTGGCATCACCGAAGTGAGTTATATGGAGAGCTCGCATTCGCTGGCGATCGTGGATGCCAAACTCGGCTAA
- the hemW gene encoding radical SAM family heme chaperone HemW yields MLESFASPVSSLYVHVPFCAQKCNYCAFYSEASNGELIERYVQSLIRELELVASDLRPRTIFFGGGTPSLLNLRQWQQILETMHRIGLSGAAEWTVECNPATVSLDKAKLLREHGVNRISMGVQSLNEALLDRLGRIHSREMVFKSFDILRAAGFDNVNLDLMFAIPGQTLDIWRETLREATALGSEHLSSYEVIYEDDTPLYAQLKAGEFDVDEDLACAMYEELISHATQVGFQQYEIANFAQNNVSSINANKFSIASKNPIPNSALRIPHSALPNRACQHNVNYWRGGSFYGLGPSASGYVRGIRTKNVPNTQRYCEQLEQGKRAIETSEELSPRARAGEIAAFGLRMNIGWPFEQFQNVTGWDLRREWSGEIQQLESRGWARSDSERFQLTSAGLRFADSAAELFLR; encoded by the coding sequence ATGCTTGAGTCGTTCGCCAGCCCGGTTTCCAGCCTTTACGTGCATGTCCCTTTTTGCGCGCAGAAATGCAATTACTGTGCTTTCTATTCTGAAGCCTCGAACGGCGAACTCATCGAACGCTATGTCCAGTCATTGATCCGCGAACTCGAATTGGTTGCGTCCGATCTTCGTCCGCGCACGATTTTTTTCGGCGGCGGCACTCCTTCGCTGCTCAATCTCCGGCAATGGCAGCAAATCCTCGAGACGATGCATCGTATCGGTTTGAGCGGTGCGGCGGAATGGACCGTCGAATGCAATCCCGCCACCGTTTCGCTCGACAAGGCGAAACTCTTGCGCGAGCACGGTGTCAACCGCATTTCAATGGGCGTGCAATCCCTCAACGAAGCGCTGCTCGACCGCCTTGGCCGCATCCACAGCCGCGAAATGGTTTTCAAGTCCTTCGATATTTTGCGCGCCGCCGGCTTTGACAATGTGAATCTCGACCTCATGTTCGCCATTCCCGGTCAGACGCTGGATATCTGGCGCGAGACTTTGCGCGAAGCTACCGCGCTCGGTAGCGAACATCTTTCCAGCTACGAAGTAATTTACGAAGACGACACGCCGCTCTACGCGCAACTCAAAGCCGGCGAGTTCGACGTGGACGAAGACCTCGCCTGCGCCATGTACGAAGAATTGATCAGCCACGCGACCCAGGTTGGTTTTCAGCAATACGAAATCGCCAACTTCGCCCAAAACAATGTGTCTTCCATTAACGCAAACAAATTTTCCATAGCATCCAAAAACCCCATCCCCAATTCCGCACTCCGAATTCCGCACTCCGCACTTCCCAACCGGGCTTGCCAGCACAACGTCAACTACTGGCGCGGCGGATCCTTCTACGGCCTCGGCCCCAGCGCCAGCGGATACGTCCGCGGCATCCGCACAAAAAATGTGCCGAACACCCAGCGTTATTGCGAACAACTGGAGCAGGGGAAACGCGCCATCGAAACCAGCGAAGAACTTTCTCCGCGCGCGCGTGCCGGAGAAATCGCGGCCTTCGGACTACGCATGAACATTGGCTGGCCCTTTGAACAATTTCAAAATGTCACTGGCTGGGATTTGCGGCGCGAATGGTCCGGCGAAATCCAGCAGCTTGAATCGCGGGGCTGGGCCCGTTCCGATTCCGAACGCTTCCAACTTACTTCGGCTGGCCTCCGCTTCGCCGATAGCGCCGCCGAACTTTTTTTGCGCTGA
- a CDS encoding chlorite dismutase family protein: MTLPTIKLNQGIHVMHLFYRIDRVRWSQLSVGDSALASAKLEKLCAANANVSHPRLVTYTNISGKADLVFMLQAAELGQIAQLHRNIEDCFPPGTLTPVFSYISVTELSEYMPTEEESRNMLINHEKLSPDSDAFKTKMAESAKRRADYEHYRLYPELPDWEIMAFYPMSKRRLAADNWYSLDFDARKKLMGGHARVGRKFAGRVSQLITGSTGLDEWEWGVTLMAHQLDPIKDIVYEMRFDEVTARYGEFGPFYINMRLAPAALWTHLHL; the protein is encoded by the coding sequence ATGACTCTTCCCACCATTAAGTTGAATCAAGGTATTCACGTGATGCATTTGTTTTACCGTATTGACCGCGTCCGCTGGTCGCAACTATCCGTCGGCGATTCCGCGCTCGCGAGCGCCAAGCTCGAAAAGCTTTGCGCCGCGAACGCCAATGTCTCTCACCCGCGCCTCGTCACCTACACGAACATCAGTGGCAAGGCGGATTTGGTTTTCATGCTGCAAGCCGCCGAGCTTGGCCAGATCGCACAACTGCATCGCAACATTGAAGATTGTTTTCCGCCGGGAACGCTGACGCCGGTGTTCAGCTACATCAGCGTCACCGAATTGAGCGAATACATGCCGACGGAGGAAGAGAGCCGCAACATGCTCATCAACCACGAAAAACTTTCACCCGATAGCGACGCCTTCAAGACGAAGATGGCCGAATCCGCCAAGCGCCGCGCTGATTACGAGCACTACCGGCTCTATCCCGAACTGCCCGATTGGGAAATCATGGCGTTCTATCCAATGAGCAAGCGCCGGCTCGCCGCCGATAACTGGTATAGCCTCGATTTCGATGCCCGCAAAAAATTGATGGGCGGTCACGCGCGGGTTGGCCGCAAATTCGCCGGGCGCGTCTCGCAACTGATCACTGGTTCCACTGGCCTGGACGAATGGGAATGGGGCGTGACCCTCATGGCCCACCAACTCGATCCCATCAAGGACATCGTCTATGAAATGCGTTTTGATGAAGTGACCGCGCGCTATGGCGAGTTCGGCCCCTTCTATATTAATATGCGACTCGCTCCGGCGGCGCTTTGGACACATCTGCATCTGTAG
- a CDS encoding OsmC family protein, with the protein MKRNASAVWTGDLKTGKGSLTADSGVLTDTPYSFTTRFGDVKGTNPEELIAAAHAGCFTMATAASLGKAGFTPDKLSTTAALTLEQVDGNWTITTINLVMTAKIPNITAQKFAEIAADAKANCPVSRVLKANITLDAKLES; encoded by the coding sequence ATGAAACGAAATGCATCCGCAGTCTGGACCGGCGATTTGAAAACCGGCAAGGGCAGTCTTACCGCCGACAGTGGCGTCCTCACGGACACGCCCTATTCTTTTACCACGCGCTTTGGGGATGTGAAGGGGACCAATCCCGAGGAACTTATTGCCGCCGCTCACGCTGGTTGTTTCACCATGGCCACCGCCGCCAGCCTGGGCAAAGCGGGTTTCACTCCGGATAAACTTTCCACGACGGCCGCGTTGACGCTTGAGCAGGTGGACGGTAACTGGACCATCACCACGATCAACCTCGTGATGACCGCAAAAATCCCAAATATAACGGCGCAAAAATTTGCGGAAATTGCCGCCGATGCCAAAGCGAATTGCCCCGTGTCGCGGGTGTTGAAGGCGAACATTACGTTGGATGCAAAGCTGGAGTCTTGA
- a CDS encoding cytochrome c, translating to MNQNYYLLRGAKFLLSLGIVTAGMICAAFADVLPVPPMGTPGNQGYKLFMLNCAHCHGTDARGDEGPDLHGVLKSDQRLTNIIQNGIKGEMPKFGAKLSAADTQALIAFIRTLKE from the coding sequence ATGAATCAAAATTATTATTTGCTGCGTGGGGCAAAATTTTTGCTGTCGCTTGGGATTGTCACCGCCGGGATGATTTGCGCGGCATTCGCGGACGTGTTGCCGGTTCCGCCTATGGGCACGCCAGGGAACCAGGGTTATAAATTATTCATGCTGAATTGTGCGCATTGCCACGGCACGGATGCCCGAGGTGATGAAGGCCCTGATTTACATGGCGTGCTGAAGTCCGATCAACGCCTCACGAACATCATCCAAAATGGCATCAAAGGAGAGATGCCAAAATTCGGCGCGAAACTCAGCGCGGCGGATACGCAAGCATTGATCGCTTTTATTCGGACGTTGAAAGAATAG
- a CDS encoding response regulator: MTQPLALVLYEKLLPGTQLVNRLQDLGYRVVTVNATESLVECAVREKPMLVFTDLVARRINVPEAITQLRQNSTTNHLPVIAFADDKNATLQSAAREAGANLVVNEAAVLNHLEQFLEQALQLD; the protein is encoded by the coding sequence ATGACGCAACCGCTCGCGCTCGTCTTATACGAAAAATTGCTGCCCGGAACCCAGCTTGTGAACCGCCTCCAGGACCTGGGCTATCGCGTGGTCACCGTGAATGCCACCGAGTCCCTTGTCGAATGCGCCGTGCGCGAAAAACCCATGCTCGTTTTCACTGACCTCGTTGCGCGCCGCATCAATGTGCCCGAGGCCATCACGCAGCTTCGCCAAAATTCCACCACGAATCATCTTCCCGTCATCGCCTTTGCCGACGATAAAAATGCCACACTGCAATCCGCCGCCCGCGAGGCCGGCGCCAACCTCGTCGTGAACGAAGCCGCCGTGCTCAACCACCTCGAACAATTTCTCGAACAGGCACTGCAACTTGATTAA
- a CDS encoding DNA polymerase IV, translating to MSKDNRILHVDGDSFFASCEVALNPKLEERPVWVGGGRRGNGIVIAANRLAKVHGIKTGMACFEAKSRCPEGVQCRPHYDEYRRLSQEMFRILEEYSPTLVPISIDEGFLDLSTMDQHVWRHTTPLAYLREIGERIRVQIRLPVSGGLANSSRLAKLATDAVKPGFIEIPVGEEKEFLRDRPVRELSGIAKNRERALASLNARTFGDVAKLPSMLLRQRFGIWGQQLWLFANGRWQEPLILDAKDRTTISSNTTLPYNEPDYEAGLVFTLSEAIRLVGQLRREQLQAREMSVTIRFDDFSEVGANYRFKHPQFRNSVITTALEDLFRDVMTHASKPIRQIRIAFWNLTRLDTQPTLWGKTEAERWGALDEAAHRMNQLFARPDKPALMTGAQLALRQLDDAHKNPKSKCPFAPQREIVKKLWGTDADPLANKGDWEKRLGKVSKQIQFNH from the coding sequence ATGAGCAAGGACAACCGCATCCTCCACGTAGATGGCGATAGTTTTTTCGCCAGTTGCGAAGTGGCGTTGAATCCGAAGCTCGAAGAACGGCCCGTCTGGGTCGGCGGTGGACGCCGGGGAAACGGCATCGTCATCGCCGCCAATCGCCTGGCTAAAGTGCATGGCATCAAGACCGGCATGGCGTGTTTCGAGGCCAAGAGCCGCTGCCCCGAAGGTGTGCAATGCCGTCCCCACTACGACGAATATCGCCGTCTCTCACAGGAGATGTTTCGCATTCTCGAAGAGTATTCACCCACGCTGGTGCCGATCTCGATTGACGAAGGCTTTCTCGATCTGAGCACGATGGATCAACACGTTTGGCGGCACACCACACCGCTGGCTTACCTGCGCGAAATCGGCGAGCGCATCCGCGTGCAAATCCGTTTACCCGTCTCCGGCGGACTCGCCAATTCCTCCCGGCTCGCCAAGCTCGCGACCGATGCCGTCAAACCCGGCTTCATAGAAATCCCTGTCGGCGAAGAAAAAGAATTTCTCCGCGATCGTCCCGTGCGCGAACTTTCGGGCATCGCCAAAAATCGCGAACGCGCTCTCGCGTCGTTGAACGCCCGCACCTTTGGTGACGTCGCCAAACTTCCTTCCATGTTATTGCGCCAACGGTTTGGCATCTGGGGTCAACAGCTTTGGCTTTTCGCCAATGGCCGCTGGCAGGAGCCGTTGATTCTCGACGCCAAGGATCGCACTACTATTTCCAGCAATACCACGCTCCCTTATAACGAACCCGATTACGAAGCTGGGCTGGTTTTTACCTTGAGCGAAGCCATTCGCCTTGTCGGCCAGCTTCGGCGTGAGCAATTACAAGCGCGCGAAATGAGCGTGACCATTCGGTTTGATGATTTCAGCGAAGTGGGCGCGAACTATCGTTTCAAGCATCCGCAGTTTCGCAATTCCGTCATCACCACCGCACTCGAGGATCTTTTTCGCGACGTGATGACGCACGCGAGCAAACCGATCCGCCAGATCCGCATCGCATTTTGGAATCTCACGCGCCTTGATACGCAGCCCACGCTTTGGGGCAAGACCGAGGCCGAACGCTGGGGCGCGCTGGACGAGGCGGCGCATCGCATGAACCAGCTATTCGCGCGGCCGGACAAACCCGCGCTCATGACCGGCGCGCAACTTGCCTTGCGCCAGCTTGACGACGCCCATAAAAATCCCAAATCAAAATGTCCCTTCGCGCCGCAACGGGAAATTGTCAAAAAACTTTGGGGAACCGATGCCGACCCGCTGGCGAATAAAGGTGACTGGGAAAAACGCCTCGGCAAAGTCAGCAAACAAATCCAATTCAATCACTGA
- a CDS encoding DUF6370 family protein has product MKKIAAAIIGLSFLVMTLSAVADDKVQTITGEGKCAKCSLHETAKCQNALQVEKDGKTITYYLVQNDISKDFHENLCKENKKITVTGTVAEVDGKQQITPTKIELAK; this is encoded by the coding sequence ATGAAAAAAATCGCTGCTGCAATTATTGGTTTGTCTTTCCTCGTGATGACCCTGTCCGCCGTGGCGGACGACAAAGTCCAGACCATCACCGGTGAAGGTAAATGCGCCAAATGTTCCCTGCACGAAACCGCCAAGTGCCAGAACGCTTTGCAGGTGGAAAAGGACGGCAAGACCATCACCTATTACCTCGTGCAAAATGATATCAGCAAAGACTTCCATGAAAACCTTTGCAAAGAGAACAAGAAGATCACGGTGACGGGCACAGTCGCCGAAGTGGACGGAAAACAACAAATCACGCCAACAAAGATTGAATTGGCCAAATAA
- a CDS encoding cold-shock protein, translated as MASGKVKWFDNKKGFGFIAQDSGQDVFVHHTSILGAGFKTLNEGEEVSFEVVSSDKGPKAQNVQRVVA; from the coding sequence ATGGCAAGCGGTAAAGTCAAATGGTTCGATAACAAAAAGGGGTTCGGGTTTATCGCCCAGGATTCCGGTCAAGACGTCTTTGTTCACCACACCTCCATCCTCGGTGCTGGTTTCAAGACCTTGAACGAAGGGGAAGAAGTGAGCTTCGAAGTGGTCAGCAGTGACAAGGGACCCAAAGCTCAAAACGTCCAGCGAGTTGTAGCCTAG
- the nusA gene encoding transcription termination factor NusA, protein MNADFLAVLEFWEREKGISREILVAAVEEALLSAAKKAVGPARELRCVIDPKSGDIKAFAKLMVSEKVLSKHDQITVFDARRIKADAQLGDELEVEVTPAGFGRIASQYAKQSLMQHIRRAEKQLIFTEFKDRVGDIISGVVRRFDRSDVSVDLGKYEALLPNRERVPTEEYQIGERIRCYVKAVENGPHGPEIILSRADPRFVIKLFQLEVSEINDGTIEIKGIAREPGFRTKLAVYTRDEKVDPVGACVGLRGQRVKNIVRELNNEKVDIIRWDSNIKVFLTNALAPAQLKSFEVDEANRRVRIVVSEDQLSLAIGKRGQNARLSSKLTGWQVDIEPEVVVTMGFEEKVAQAVKTLAAIPGITQQQADVLVHHGLTRLEDLLQADDSDLAEMPEIGDQAGAIMEAVRAEAARRKFKLGDVGEAPAA, encoded by the coding sequence ATGAACGCAGATTTTTTAGCAGTCCTGGAATTCTGGGAACGCGAGAAGGGCATCAGCCGCGAGATCCTCGTAGCTGCGGTCGAGGAAGCGTTGTTGTCTGCTGCCAAGAAGGCGGTCGGCCCGGCGCGTGAACTGCGTTGCGTCATTGACCCCAAGAGTGGCGATATCAAGGCCTTCGCAAAACTCATGGTCTCCGAAAAAGTTCTTTCCAAGCACGATCAGATCACGGTGTTCGATGCCCGACGCATTAAGGCGGACGCCCAACTCGGCGACGAACTGGAAGTGGAAGTCACGCCGGCGGGTTTCGGCCGCATCGCTTCTCAATATGCCAAGCAGTCGTTGATGCAACACATCCGCCGTGCGGAGAAGCAGTTGATTTTCACCGAGTTCAAAGATCGCGTGGGTGACATTATCAGTGGTGTCGTGCGGCGGTTTGACCGGTCGGACGTCAGCGTGGACCTGGGCAAATACGAAGCGCTCCTGCCGAACCGCGAGCGCGTGCCCACCGAAGAATATCAGATCGGCGAACGCATCCGTTGTTACGTCAAGGCCGTTGAGAACGGCCCGCACGGACCAGAAATCATTTTGTCCCGCGCCGATCCGCGCTTCGTCATCAAGTTGTTCCAGCTTGAAGTTTCGGAAATCAACGACGGCACGATCGAGATCAAGGGCATCGCCCGCGAACCCGGCTTTCGCACCAAGCTTGCAGTCTATACTCGCGATGAAAAAGTGGATCCAGTCGGCGCATGCGTGGGGCTGCGCGGCCAGCGCGTGAAGAATATTGTCCGCGAACTCAACAACGAGAAAGTGGACATCATCCGTTGGGACTCGAACATCAAAGTGTTCCTCACCAACGCCCTCGCGCCGGCGCAGTTGAAATCTTTTGAAGTGGACGAGGCCAATCGCCGCGTCCGCATCGTGGTCAGCGAAGATCAGCTTTCGCTGGCGATCGGCAAGCGCGGCCAGAATGCCCGCCTGTCCTCGAAACTCACCGGCTGGCAAGTGGATATCGAGCCGGAAGTCGTAGTCACGATGGGTTTTGAAGAGAAGGTCGCGCAGGCAGTGAAGACTTTGGCCGCAATTCCCGGCATCACACAACAGCAAGCGGATGTGCTGGTTCACCACGGCTTGACACGTTTGGAAGATTTGTTGCAGGCGGACGATAGCGACCTTGCCGAGATGCCTGAAATCGGCGATCAGGCGGGCGCGATCATGGAAGCTGTGCGTGCTGAAGCCGCGCGGCGGAAATTTAAATTGGGTGACGTGGGTGAAGCCCCGGCCGCCTGA